From the genome of Gemella haemolysans ATCC 10379:
ATTTATATACAACTCTGCAGAATTGATTTTAATTCTAGAAAAAATTTATACTAATAGTGCCGAGATTATTGCCAAACAAAGTGTACTACCAGAAGCTGCACGAGAAAAGTTTATTAATTTGTTGCTTATCAACGAACTTCAAAGTACTAATGAAATCGAAAGTATTCATAGTTCTAAAAAAGAGATTAGCGAAGCACTTTCTAAAAAAGATAGTGATTCTCCTAACCATAGACGTTTTTCTGGTATGGCCACATTATATTCTTACCTTGACAAAAATGTTCAAATACTTGAACCTAAAGATTTCAGAAAAATTTATGATGTTCTTGTTGGAGATGATGTTTCAAAAGAGGATATTTTGGATGGGGAAGTTTTTAGAAAAGGTAGAGTAAGTGTCTATGCTGGGAATGATATCATTCATAATGGTTTAGCAACTGAAGATGATATTAACAACGGACTTGCTGATTTAATTAGATTTATGAATTATGACAACTTGCCAAAACTATATAAAATTTTTATTGGACACTACTATTTTGAATACATCCATCCATTTTATGATGGAAATAGTCGTGTAGGCAGATACTTACTCGCCAAATCTCTTACGAGTGTAGTAGATATATTTACGGCAATTACTCTTTCATATAGCATTAATAGAAATAAAAATAAATACTATAAGAGTTTCGAGAAAACATCACACCCCTTAAACAAAGGTGATATGACTCTATTTGTTAAAGAAAACTTAGAACTTTTAGTTTCAGGTCAAGAACATATATTATCTTTCTTAACAGAAAATATTGAAAAAATGTTTATAGCTGAAAATTATATTAACTATAATATCGATGATGGTAAACTTAAAAATATACTATTCCTACTTCTACAAAGTCGTTTATTTAGTGCTAAAGATGCTTTAATAACTCATGATGAAGTGTCTAATGTTTTAGGAATTTCTAAAAGAACCTTAAATAAATATTTAGAAGAAAATGAAGATAAGATTACAGTGATTAAGAAGAATCCAAAAATATATACGCTTAGTGAAGACTTTCTAGCTAAAATATTTGAATAAAAAAATCTGGGAAACTATGAGCCGATTCGATAAAATCGATTTTGAGTCACTCATTCTCCCCAGATTTCTGGTTATATAATAAATTCGGGGCATGGAAAAAATTCCAGCCCCGGATTTATTATTTTTGTATATACAACTTTTAGAAAATCAAATT
Proteins encoded in this window:
- a CDS encoding Fic family protein; translation: MNKYYPLEKLFHMNFDIENEYNNRIHSPSTSVTSLKINPFIKGERKPEEYPLFIYNSAELILILEKIYTNSAEIIAKQSVLPEAAREKFINLLLINELQSTNEIESIHSSKKEISEALSKKDSDSPNHRRFSGMATLYSYLDKNVQILEPKDFRKIYDVLVGDDVSKEDILDGEVFRKGRVSVYAGNDIIHNGLATEDDINNGLADLIRFMNYDNLPKLYKIFIGHYYFEYIHPFYDGNSRVGRYLLAKSLTSVVDIFTAITLSYSINRNKNKYYKSFEKTSHPLNKGDMTLFVKENLELLVSGQEHILSFLTENIEKMFIAENYINYNIDDGKLKNILFLLLQSRLFSAKDALITHDEVSNVLGISKRTLNKYLEENEDKITVIKKNPKIYTLSEDFLAKIFE